Proteins from a genomic interval of Zingiber officinale cultivar Zhangliang chromosome 1B, Zo_v1.1, whole genome shotgun sequence:
- the LOC121975436 gene encoding uncharacterized protein LOC121975436, which produces MLMEFEGKLEVKMQDVKFHGQFLEKMLSNRIPSGHKRFDSDSQKKNGEDELNSIPGATHDAKAVNGKPNGESGFGDNPTPGAKVQSSLKQEILQLEKRLQDQLTVRYALEKALGYSSSAICSSKETSMPKPTKELIREIAILELEVTHLEQYLLSLYRKAFNQPTTTLSSQSEQLHESAKHKILSTKGNSRVQSSRSEVTQQWNINSVNDDFELKCHDKFLGPGVYRSHSSLSHRAISSARISPSEDSLARALDPFHSQPLSFHEEEQNDNSGVVSLAEYLGTSIADHAAGTPNKLSEDMVKCMATIYCKLADPALVYHGLSSSPASSFSSMSALSPRYLGDMWSPGYKRETTLDSRLITPFRVEGLKEFSAPYNSMVEVPLICRERRRLKDVKDMLSNYKLILQRLETVDPRKLKNDEKLAFWINVHNAILMHAHVEYGIPEGNVKRTSLLIKAMCNIGGRSLNAAMIQGYILGCKTHYTGQWLRTLLYPRLKQKAKDTWKGYAIEQPEPLLHFALCSGSHSDPAVRVYTCNRLFEQLESAKEEYIRATVGILEEQKIILPKIIDSYAKDTKLCSQILVDMIQCYLPETLRMAMQRCLQSKSKKIIEWVPHNFNFRYLLSRDLAFPQLN; this is translated from the exons ATGCTTATGGAATTTGAGGGGAAACTTGAGGTAAAAATGCAGGATGTGAAATTCCATGGCCAGTTTTTGGAGAAAATGCTCTCTAACAGGATACCTTCAGGGCACAAGCGCTTCGACAG TGATTCCCAGAAGAAAAATGGAGAAGACGAACTGAACTCTATCCCTGGAGCAACCCATGATGCTAAAGCA GTTAACGGAAAGCCCAATGGTGAAAGCGGGTTCGGGGACAACCCAACGCCTGGAGCTAAGGTCCAGAGCTCGTTAAAACAAGAG ATTTTGCAACTCGAAAAACGATTACAGGATCAACTCACAGTGAGATATGCTCTTGAAAAAGCGCTGGGATATAGTTCTTCTGCAATATGTTCCTCAAAGGAAACTTCAATGCCAAAG CCAACAAAGGAACTGATAAGAGAGATAGCCATATTAGAGCTAGAGGTTACGCATCTGGAGCAGTATCTGTTGTCACTTTACCGTAAAGCTTTCAATCAGCCAACAACTACACTGAGTTCCCAATCAGAGCAACTTCATGAATCTGCAAAACATAAGATCTTGTCTACTAAAGGAAACTCCAGAGTTCAATCGAGTCGATCTGAAGTAACTCAGCAATGGAATATCAACTCAGTGAATGATGATTTCGAACTCAAGTGCCATGACAAGTTTCTTGGTCCTGGTGTCTACCGCAGCCATTCTTCTCTTTCTCACCGTGCAATTTCTTCtgctagaatatctccttcagaagATAGCCTAGCAAGAGCTCTTGACCCATTCCATTCTCAGCCTTTGTCCTTTCATGAG GAGGAACAAAATGATAATTCAGGGGTGGTCAGCTTGGCTGAATACCTTGGCACTAGTATTGCTGATCATGCTGCAGGCACACCTAATAAACTCTCAGAAGACATGGTTAAATGCATGGCTACAATATATTGCAAACTTGCTGATCCAGCTTTGGTTTATCATGGCCTTTCTTCCTCTCCGGCTTCGTCCTTCTCATCCATGAGTGCACTATCTCCTCGGTACTTGGGAGATATGTGGAGTCCTGGCTATAAAAGAGAAACCACTTTAGATTCGCGGTTGATTACTCCATTTCGAGTTGAAGGACTGAAAGAATTCAGTGCACCGTACAATTCTATGGTGGAGGTGCCCTTAATTTGTAGAGAGCGTCGGAGGCTCAAGGATGTCAAAGACATGCTAAGCAACTACAA GTTAATCCTTCAGCGGCTAGAGACAGTCGATCCGAGGAAACTAAAAAATGATGAGAAGCTTGCCTTTTGGATAAACGTACACAATGCGATACTCATGCAT GCACATGTAGAATATGGAATTCCAGAGGGCAACGTGAAAAGGACTTCTTTACTCATCAAG GCTATGTGCAATATTGGCGGTCGATCCTTGAATGCTGCCATGATACAAGGTTACATTCTTGGGTGCAAAACACACTACACAGGGCAG TGGCTTAGGACATTGCTTTACCCAAGACTGAAGCAAAAAGCTAAAGATACGTGGAAAGGCTATGCAATTGAGCAACCAGAACCTCTTCTTCATTTCGCGCTTTGTTCCGGCAGCCATTCCGACCCTGCG GTTCGTGTGTATACTTGCAATCGATTGTTCGAGCAGCTGGAGTCAGCAAAAGAAGAGTATATTCGCGCTACAGTTGGCATTTTGGAGGAACAAAAGATTATTCTACCAAAGATCATAGATTCATATGCTAAAGACACAAAGTTATGCTCCCAAATATTGGTTGACATGATCCAGTGCTACCTTCCTGAGACTCTCAGAATGGCAATGCAAAGATGCCTACAGAGCAAATCCAAGAAGATAATTGAATGGGTACCTCACAACTTCAATTTTAGGTATTTGCTTTCGAGAGACTTGGCATTTCCTCAGCTGAACTGA